A single Loxodonta africana isolate mLoxAfr1 chromosome 24, mLoxAfr1.hap2, whole genome shotgun sequence DNA region contains:
- the SRSF6 gene encoding serine/arginine-rich splicing factor 6 — MPRVYIGRLSYNVREKDIQRFFSGYGRLLEVDLKNGYGFVEFEDSRDADDAVYELNGKDLCGERVIVEHARGPRRDRDGYSYGSRSGGGGYSSRRTSGRDKYGPPVRTEHRLIVENLSSRCSWQDLKDFMRQAGEVTYADAHKERANEGVIEFRSYSDMKRALDKLDGTEINGRNIRLIEDKPRTSHRRSYSGSRSRSRSRRRSRSRSRRSSRSRSRSISKSRSRSRSRSKGRSRSRSKGRKSRSKSKSKAKSDRGTRSRSRSRSKDEYEKSRSRSRSRSRSPKENGNGDIKSKSRSRSQSRSNSPLPVPPSKARSASPPPKRATSRSRSRSHSKSRSRSSSRD, encoded by the exons ATGCCACGCGTCTACATTGGACGCCTTAGCTACAACGTCCGGGAAAAGGACATCCAGCGCTTTTTCAGCGGCTATGGCCGCCTCCTCGAAGTAGACCTCAAAAATGG GTACGGCTTCGTGGAGTTCGAGGACTCCCGCGACGCCGACGACGCCGTTTACGAGCTGAACGGCAAGGATCTTTGCGGCGAGCGCGTGATCGTAGAGCACGCCCGGGGCCCGCGCCGCGATCGAGACGGCTACAGCTACGGAAGCCGCA GTGGTGGAGGTGGATACAGCAGTCGGAGAACATCTGGCAGAGACAAATATGGACCACCTGTTCGTACAGAGCACAGGCTTATTGTAGAAAATCTTTCTAGTCGTTGTAGTTGGCAAGATTTAAAG GATTTCATGAGGCAAGCAGGTGAAGTAACATATGCGGATGCTCACAAAGAACGTGCAAATGAAGGTGTGATTGAGTTCCGCTCCTACTCTGACATGAAGCGTGCTTTGGATAAACTGGATGGTACAGAAATAAATGGCAGAAACATTAGGCTTATTGAAGATAAACCACGAACGAGCCACAGGCGGTCGTACTCTGGAAGCAGATCAAG GTCACGGTCTAGAAGAAGGTCACGAAGTAGGAGTCGCAGGAGCAGCCGCAGTAGATCTCGAAGTATCTCAAAAAGCCGCTCCCG ATCCAGGTCGCGGAGCAAAGGTCGATCACGTTCTCGATCAAAAGGCAGGAAATCCAGATCAAAGAGCAAATCTAAGGCCAAGTCTGATCGGGGTACCCGTTCTCGCTCTCGAAGTAGATCTAAGGATGAGTATGAGAAATCTCGAAGCAGATCTCGTTCTCGATCTCGTTCTCCCAAGGAAAATGGAAATGGTGATATAAAGTCAAAATCCAGATCAAGGAGCCAGTCTCGGTCCAATTCACCCTTACCTGTTCCACCCTCAAAGGCTCGTTCTGCGTCCCCTCCGCCAAAAAGAGCTACGTCAAGATCCCGTTCTAGGTCTCACTCAAAGTCGAGGTCCAGATCAAGTTCCAGAGATTAA